The following DNA comes from Limnobacter sp. SAORIC-580.
CCCTCTCGATGCACTTTCAGCATGATTTGGGTGGCCTGTTCCCTTCCCTTTCCAAAAAACTTCTGCAAAACAATCACGACAAACTCCATGGGGGTGTAGTCATCGTTCAAGAGCACGACCTGATACATCGGGGGCAGCTTCGCTTTTTGCGCCTGCGATTCCAGTACTGTTGATGGATTGTTTTGCGAACTCATAACTTCATTGTAATCACTTCTAAGGGGCACGCAACAAGGATTAGAGAGCAATACACTGCCTTTATTCAAGGCTAGAAATTTTTCCTGAAAATTCAATCAGGAACATCTCAAAAATTATGCAAACCCACTCTCAAATTTGCAATCGATAACCCACAAGGTCAATCACCCGAAAAGCCTGAATTAACCAGATGTAGACAACACCTGTCTATTACAAGGGGTAAACCCTTAAAAAATGTATCTATTGTATGGTTGACCCCAGCCCAAACAGGTCAAAGAATAGAAGGCAAGCTGGTTCAGACTGGCGAGTTGTCGGAAAGTTCGTGCGTTCCGATCGAAGTATTGTTTTTTGAAGGAGGTTTCGCGATGGCGACCGGCACCGTAAAATGGTTCAATGATGCAAAGGGTTTTGGTTTTATTACTCCAGATCAAGGGAGCGATGAACTTTTCGCCCACTTTTCAGCAATCCAGGCATCTGGATTCCGCACACTGAAAGAAGGTCAGAAAGTGACTTTTGAAGTGGTGGATGGACCAAAAGGTAAGCAGGCTCAGAACATCTCTGTGATGGACGCAACCAGCGCCGCCTGACAAGTAAAATAAT
Coding sequences within:
- the clpS gene encoding ATP-dependent Clp protease adapter ClpS yields the protein MSSQNNPSTVLESQAQKAKLPPMYQVVLLNDDYTPMEFVVIVLQKFFGKGREQATQIMLKVHREGKGVCGVYPKDIASTKVEMVCGFAKQHQHPLQCVMEET
- a CDS encoding cold-shock protein; its protein translation is MATGTVKWFNDAKGFGFITPDQGSDELFAHFSAIQASGFRTLKEGQKVTFEVVDGPKGKQAQNISVMDATSAA